One segment of Streptomyces sp. TG1A-8 DNA contains the following:
- a CDS encoding DUF3043 domain-containing protein: MFRSRAKEEKAPADKAPVNFSKQPRDPQAPKGRPTPKRSQAQSQRRSVAHTPVTRKDAAKRQREERRQALERQRQALAGGDERYLPVRDRGPVRRFARDWVDSRFNVAEFFLPLAVVILVLSVVRVPSIQSIALLLWLIVIVLIVLDAAVSGFRLKKRLAERFPEQNRRGAVAYALMRSLQMRRLRLPKPQVKRGERP; encoded by the coding sequence GTGTTCCGTAGCCGTGCCAAGGAAGAGAAGGCCCCCGCCGACAAGGCGCCGGTGAACTTCTCCAAGCAGCCCCGTGACCCGCAGGCCCCGAAGGGCAGGCCCACGCCCAAGCGCAGTCAGGCCCAGTCCCAGCGCCGCAGCGTCGCCCACACGCCCGTGACGCGGAAGGACGCCGCCAAGCGCCAGCGCGAGGAGCGCCGCCAGGCCCTGGAGCGCCAGCGCCAGGCGCTGGCCGGCGGTGACGAGCGGTACCTGCCGGTCAGGGACAGGGGCCCGGTCCGCCGGTTCGCCCGGGACTGGGTGGACTCGCGGTTCAACGTCGCGGAGTTCTTCCTGCCGCTGGCCGTGGTGATCCTGGTGCTCAGCGTGGTGCGGGTGCCCTCGATCCAGAGCATCGCGCTGCTGCTGTGGCTGATCGTGATCGTGCTGATCGTGCTGGACGCGGCCGTCAGCGGCTTCCGGCTCAAGAAGCGGCTGGCCGAGCGCTTCCCCGAGCAGAACCGCAGGGGCGCGGTCGCCTACGCCCTGATGCGCTCCCTCCAGATGCGCCGGCTCCGGCTGCCGAAGCCGCAGGTCAAGCGCGGAGAGCGGCCCTGA
- a CDS encoding PspA/IM30 family protein: MSGVMKRMGMIFRAKANKALDRAEDPRETLDYSYQKQLELLQKVRRGVADVATSRKRLELQLNQLQQQSSKLEDQGRKALALGREDLAREALSRRAALQQQVTDLETQHATLQGEEEKLTLAAQRLQAKVDAFRTKKETIKATYTAAQAQTRIGEAFSGISEEMGDVGLAIQRAEDKTQQMQARAGAIDELLASGALDDPSGMAKDDVQAELDRLSGGTDVELELQRMKAELAGGTPQQAIEGGTGRAQTQQQPQDTPRFDKQ, encoded by the coding sequence ATGAGCGGTGTCATGAAGCGTATGGGGATGATCTTCCGCGCGAAGGCGAACAAGGCCCTTGACCGGGCCGAGGACCCGCGCGAGACCCTCGACTACTCGTACCAGAAGCAGTTGGAGCTCCTGCAGAAGGTGCGCCGCGGCGTCGCCGACGTGGCGACCAGCCGCAAGCGCCTGGAACTCCAGCTGAACCAGCTGCAGCAGCAGTCCTCCAAGCTGGAGGACCAGGGCCGCAAGGCGCTCGCGCTGGGCCGCGAGGACCTGGCCCGCGAGGCGCTGTCCCGCCGCGCCGCCCTCCAGCAGCAGGTGACCGACCTGGAGACGCAGCACGCGACCCTCCAGGGCGAGGAGGAGAAGCTCACCCTCGCGGCCCAGCGCCTGCAGGCCAAGGTGGACGCCTTCCGGACGAAGAAGGAGACCATCAAGGCCACCTACACCGCCGCCCAGGCCCAGACCCGGATCGGCGAGGCCTTCTCCGGCATCTCCGAGGAGATGGGCGACGTCGGCCTGGCCATCCAGCGCGCCGAGGACAAGACGCAGCAGATGCAGGCCCGCGCCGGCGCCATCGACGAACTGCTCGCCTCCGGCGCCCTGGACGACCCCTCCGGCATGGCCAAGGACGACGTCCAGGCCGAGCTGGACCGGCTCTCGGGTGGTACGGATGTGGAGCTGGAACTGCAGCGCATGAAGGCGGAGCTGGCCGGGGGCACCCCCCAGCAGGCGATCGAGGGCGGCACCGGCCGGGCGCAGACCCAGCAGCAGCCGCAGGACACCCCGCGCTTCGACAAGCAGTAG